From Stigmatopora argus isolate UIUO_Sarg chromosome 14, RoL_Sarg_1.0, whole genome shotgun sequence, the proteins below share one genomic window:
- the LOC144088442 gene encoding transportin-2-like isoform X1: MKFSLFTAGSWTSLSISTTLRNVFNKFAAIFSKDQHFECYRMEWQPDEQGLQQVLQLLKDSQSPDTTTQRAVQQKLEQLNQFPDFNNYLIFVLTRLKTEDEPTRSLSGLILKNNVKAHYQNFPPTVADFIKQECVNNIGDPSPLIRATIGILITTISSKGELQSWPELLPQLCNLLNSEDYNTCEGSFGALQKICEDLSELLDSDALNRPLNIMIPKFLQFFKHCNPKIRSHAIACVNQFIISRAQALMNHIDTFIESLFALAADEDSEVRKNVCRALVMLLEVRIDRLIPHMHSIIQYMLQRTQDPDENVALEACEFWLTLAEQPICKEMLSGHLAQLTPILVNGMKYSEIDIILLKGDVEEDEAVPDSDQDIKPRFHKSRTVTLQHEGIEGGDSEDIEDDDDDDDDTLSDWNLRKCSAAALDVLANVFRDELLPHLLPLLKELLFHPDWVIKESGILVLGAIAEGCMQGMVPYLPELIPHLNQSLSDKKALVRSIACWTLSRYAHWVVSQPPDSYLKPLMTELLKCILDANKRVQEAACSAFATLEEEACTELVPYLSFILDTLVFAFGKYQHKNLLILYDAIGTLADSVGHHLNQPEYIQKLMPPLIAKWNELKDEDKDLFPLLECLSSVATALQSGFLPYCEPVYQRCVTLVQKTLAQAMMYSQHPDQYEAPDKDFMIVALDLLSGLAEGLGNHVEQLVARSNIMTLLFQCMQDTMPEVRQSSFALLGDLTKVCFMHVKPCIAEFMPILGLNLNPEFISVCNNATWAIGEIAMQMGAEMQLYVGVVLPHLVEIINRPNTPKTLLENTAITIGRLGYVCPQGVAPQLPNFIRPWCTSLRNIRDNEEKDSAFRGICVMIGVNPAGVVQDFIFFCDAVASWVNPKDDLRDMFYKILHGFKDQVGQENWQQFSEQFPPLLKERLSACYGV; this comes from the exons ATGAAGTTTTCCTTGTTCACCGCTGGCTCGTGGACAAGTCTTAGCATTAGCACCACCTTGCGCAACGTGTTCAACAAGTTTGCAGCTATATTTAGTAAAGATCAGCACTTCGAATGCTATCG GATGGAGTGGCAGCCAGATGAGCAAGGACTCCAGCAAGTCCTCCAACTGCTTAAAGACTCGCAGTCACCTGACACAACTACGCAAAGAGCCGTCCAACAA AAACTTGAACAATTGAACCAGTTCCCTGACTTCAACAACTATCTCATATTTGTCCTCACAAGACTTAAAACAGAAG ACGAGCCAACTCGCTCTCTCAGTGGTCTGATACTAAAGAACAATGTTAAGGCCCATTACCAGAACTTCCCGCCAACTGTTGCGGACTTCATTAAGCAAGAATGTGTCAACAACATTGGCGACCCTTCTCCGCTCATCCGTGCCACCATTG GTATTCTGATCACGACAATTTCCTCTAAGGGGGAGCTGCAGTCATGGCCCGAGCTCCTTCCTCAGCTCTGCAACCTGCTAAACTCGGAGGACTACAATACATGCGag GGCTCGTTCGGAGCACTGCAGAAGATCTGTGAAGACTTGTCCGAGCTGCTGGATAGCGACGCTTTGAACAGACCACTCAATATCATGATACCGAAATTCCTTCAGTTCTTCAAGCACTGCAACCCCAAAATtag GTCTCATGCGATAGCCTGTGTAAACCAGTTCATCATTAGTAGAGCACAGGCCCTAATGAACCACATTGACACATTCATTGAG AGTCTCTTTGCGCTGGCAGCAGACGAGGACTCAGAAGTCCGAAAGAATGTTTGCCGGGCTTTGGTCATGCTTCTGGAGGTCCGTATCGATCGTCTCATCCCTCACATGCACAGCATTATCCAG TACATGCTGCAGCGGACGCAGGACCCAGATGAAAACGTAGCTCTGGAAGCCTGTGAGTTTTGGTTGACTCTAGCAGAGCAGCCAATCTGCAAGGAGATGCTGTCAGGACATCTGGCGCA ACTGACACCTATCCTGGTAAATGGAATGAAATACTCGGAGATAGACATCATACTGTTGAAG GGAGATGTGGAGGAAGATGAGGCCGTGCCCGACAGCGATCAGGACATCAAGCCGCGTTTCCACAAGTCTCGCACGGTCACTTTGCAGCATGAAGGCATAGAAGGTGGCGACAGTGAAGACATTgaagatgatgacgacgacgatgacgacacACTGTCTGACTGGAACCTCA GAAAGTGTTCAGCAGCAGCATTGGACGTGCTTGCGAACGTGTTTCGAGATGAACTGCTGCCTCACCTGCTTCCACTCTTGAAAGAGCTTCTCTTCCATCCTGACTGGGTCATAAAGGAGTCTGGTATCCTGGTATTGGGTGCGATCGCCGAGG GCTGCATGCAAGGCATGGTTCCCTACCTACCAGAGCTCATCCCTCACCTCAACCAATCTCTCAGTGACAAGAAAGCTCTCGTACGCTCCATCGCCTGCTGGACGCTTAGTCGTTACGCACATTGGGTAGTCTCCCAGCCCCCAGACTCCTATCTGAAGCCCCTCATGACAGAGCTTCTTAAGTGCATCCTTGATGCAAACAAGAGGGTTCAAGAAGCTGCCTGCAG CGCGTTTGCCACCTTAGAAGAGGAGGCATGCACAGAGCTAGTACCATATTTGAGCTTCATCTTGGACACGCTGGTCTTTGCTTTTGGGAAGTACCAGCATAAGAATCTTCTCATCCTCTATGATGCCATTGGAACGCTGGCAGATTCGGTGGGCCACCACCTTAATCAGCCA GAATATATCCAGAAGCTGATGCCTCCTCTTATTGCAAAGTGGAATGAGCTCAAAGATGAGGACAAGGACCTATTTCCTCTCTTGGAG TGCCTGTCTTCAGTTGCCACTGCACTGCAGAGTGGTTTTCTGCCTTACTGTGAACCGGTCTACCAGCGCTGTGTCACACTAGTCCAGAAAACTTTAGCTCAGGCTATG ATGTACAGCCAGCACCCAGATCAATATGAGGCTCCTGACAAGGACTTCATGATAGTAGCTCTGGATTTGCTCAGTGGTTTGGCTGAAGGTTTGGGAAATCACGTCGAGCAGCTCGTGGCCCGGTCCAATATAATGACGCTGCTTTTTCAGTGCATGCAG GATACGATGCCTGAAGTGAGGCAAAGCTCTTTCGCCCTGTTGGGAGATTTAACGAAGGTCTGCTTCATGCATGTTAAGCCCTGCATTG CTGAGTTCATGCCCATCCTCGGCCTCAATCTGAACCCAGAGTTTATTTCGGTGTGTAACAATGCCACCTGGGCCATTGGGGAAATTGCCATGCAAATGG GTGCAGAGATGCAGCTTTATGTTGGAGTGGTTTTGCCACATTTGGTGGAGATCATCAACAGACCCAATACACCAAAAACCCTGCTGGAAAATACAG CCATAACAATAGGCAGACTGGGTTATGTCTGCCCTCAGGGAGTGGCGCCGCAGCTTCCAAATTTCATCAGGCCATG GTGCACGTCACTGAGGAATATCAGGGATAATGAAGAGAAAGATTCAGCCTTCCGCGGAATCTGCGTGATGATTGGTGTTAATCCAGCTGGTGTTGTGCAG gacttcattttcttttgtgaTGCCGTGGCATCCTGGGTCAACCCAAAGGATGACCTCAGAGACATGTTTTATAAG ATCTTGCATGGTTTTAAGGACCAAGTCGGACAAGAGAACTGGCAGCAATTTTCAGAGCAGTTCCCTCCTTTGTTGAAGGAGCGTCTGTCAGCATGCTATGGCGTCTAA
- the LOC144088442 gene encoding transportin-2-like isoform X2: MEWQPDEQGLQQVLQLLKDSQSPDTTTQRAVQQKLEQLNQFPDFNNYLIFVLTRLKTEDEPTRSLSGLILKNNVKAHYQNFPPTVADFIKQECVNNIGDPSPLIRATIGILITTISSKGELQSWPELLPQLCNLLNSEDYNTCEGSFGALQKICEDLSELLDSDALNRPLNIMIPKFLQFFKHCNPKIRSHAIACVNQFIISRAQALMNHIDTFIESLFALAADEDSEVRKNVCRALVMLLEVRIDRLIPHMHSIIQYMLQRTQDPDENVALEACEFWLTLAEQPICKEMLSGHLAQLTPILVNGMKYSEIDIILLKGDVEEDEAVPDSDQDIKPRFHKSRTVTLQHEGIEGGDSEDIEDDDDDDDDTLSDWNLRKCSAAALDVLANVFRDELLPHLLPLLKELLFHPDWVIKESGILVLGAIAEGCMQGMVPYLPELIPHLNQSLSDKKALVRSIACWTLSRYAHWVVSQPPDSYLKPLMTELLKCILDANKRVQEAACSAFATLEEEACTELVPYLSFILDTLVFAFGKYQHKNLLILYDAIGTLADSVGHHLNQPEYIQKLMPPLIAKWNELKDEDKDLFPLLECLSSVATALQSGFLPYCEPVYQRCVTLVQKTLAQAMMYSQHPDQYEAPDKDFMIVALDLLSGLAEGLGNHVEQLVARSNIMTLLFQCMQDTMPEVRQSSFALLGDLTKVCFMHVKPCIAEFMPILGLNLNPEFISVCNNATWAIGEIAMQMGAEMQLYVGVVLPHLVEIINRPNTPKTLLENTAITIGRLGYVCPQGVAPQLPNFIRPWCTSLRNIRDNEEKDSAFRGICVMIGVNPAGVVQDFIFFCDAVASWVNPKDDLRDMFYKILHGFKDQVGQENWQQFSEQFPPLLKERLSACYGV; encoded by the exons ATGGAGTGGCAGCCAGATGAGCAAGGACTCCAGCAAGTCCTCCAACTGCTTAAAGACTCGCAGTCACCTGACACAACTACGCAAAGAGCCGTCCAACAA AAACTTGAACAATTGAACCAGTTCCCTGACTTCAACAACTATCTCATATTTGTCCTCACAAGACTTAAAACAGAAG ACGAGCCAACTCGCTCTCTCAGTGGTCTGATACTAAAGAACAATGTTAAGGCCCATTACCAGAACTTCCCGCCAACTGTTGCGGACTTCATTAAGCAAGAATGTGTCAACAACATTGGCGACCCTTCTCCGCTCATCCGTGCCACCATTG GTATTCTGATCACGACAATTTCCTCTAAGGGGGAGCTGCAGTCATGGCCCGAGCTCCTTCCTCAGCTCTGCAACCTGCTAAACTCGGAGGACTACAATACATGCGag GGCTCGTTCGGAGCACTGCAGAAGATCTGTGAAGACTTGTCCGAGCTGCTGGATAGCGACGCTTTGAACAGACCACTCAATATCATGATACCGAAATTCCTTCAGTTCTTCAAGCACTGCAACCCCAAAATtag GTCTCATGCGATAGCCTGTGTAAACCAGTTCATCATTAGTAGAGCACAGGCCCTAATGAACCACATTGACACATTCATTGAG AGTCTCTTTGCGCTGGCAGCAGACGAGGACTCAGAAGTCCGAAAGAATGTTTGCCGGGCTTTGGTCATGCTTCTGGAGGTCCGTATCGATCGTCTCATCCCTCACATGCACAGCATTATCCAG TACATGCTGCAGCGGACGCAGGACCCAGATGAAAACGTAGCTCTGGAAGCCTGTGAGTTTTGGTTGACTCTAGCAGAGCAGCCAATCTGCAAGGAGATGCTGTCAGGACATCTGGCGCA ACTGACACCTATCCTGGTAAATGGAATGAAATACTCGGAGATAGACATCATACTGTTGAAG GGAGATGTGGAGGAAGATGAGGCCGTGCCCGACAGCGATCAGGACATCAAGCCGCGTTTCCACAAGTCTCGCACGGTCACTTTGCAGCATGAAGGCATAGAAGGTGGCGACAGTGAAGACATTgaagatgatgacgacgacgatgacgacacACTGTCTGACTGGAACCTCA GAAAGTGTTCAGCAGCAGCATTGGACGTGCTTGCGAACGTGTTTCGAGATGAACTGCTGCCTCACCTGCTTCCACTCTTGAAAGAGCTTCTCTTCCATCCTGACTGGGTCATAAAGGAGTCTGGTATCCTGGTATTGGGTGCGATCGCCGAGG GCTGCATGCAAGGCATGGTTCCCTACCTACCAGAGCTCATCCCTCACCTCAACCAATCTCTCAGTGACAAGAAAGCTCTCGTACGCTCCATCGCCTGCTGGACGCTTAGTCGTTACGCACATTGGGTAGTCTCCCAGCCCCCAGACTCCTATCTGAAGCCCCTCATGACAGAGCTTCTTAAGTGCATCCTTGATGCAAACAAGAGGGTTCAAGAAGCTGCCTGCAG CGCGTTTGCCACCTTAGAAGAGGAGGCATGCACAGAGCTAGTACCATATTTGAGCTTCATCTTGGACACGCTGGTCTTTGCTTTTGGGAAGTACCAGCATAAGAATCTTCTCATCCTCTATGATGCCATTGGAACGCTGGCAGATTCGGTGGGCCACCACCTTAATCAGCCA GAATATATCCAGAAGCTGATGCCTCCTCTTATTGCAAAGTGGAATGAGCTCAAAGATGAGGACAAGGACCTATTTCCTCTCTTGGAG TGCCTGTCTTCAGTTGCCACTGCACTGCAGAGTGGTTTTCTGCCTTACTGTGAACCGGTCTACCAGCGCTGTGTCACACTAGTCCAGAAAACTTTAGCTCAGGCTATG ATGTACAGCCAGCACCCAGATCAATATGAGGCTCCTGACAAGGACTTCATGATAGTAGCTCTGGATTTGCTCAGTGGTTTGGCTGAAGGTTTGGGAAATCACGTCGAGCAGCTCGTGGCCCGGTCCAATATAATGACGCTGCTTTTTCAGTGCATGCAG GATACGATGCCTGAAGTGAGGCAAAGCTCTTTCGCCCTGTTGGGAGATTTAACGAAGGTCTGCTTCATGCATGTTAAGCCCTGCATTG CTGAGTTCATGCCCATCCTCGGCCTCAATCTGAACCCAGAGTTTATTTCGGTGTGTAACAATGCCACCTGGGCCATTGGGGAAATTGCCATGCAAATGG GTGCAGAGATGCAGCTTTATGTTGGAGTGGTTTTGCCACATTTGGTGGAGATCATCAACAGACCCAATACACCAAAAACCCTGCTGGAAAATACAG CCATAACAATAGGCAGACTGGGTTATGTCTGCCCTCAGGGAGTGGCGCCGCAGCTTCCAAATTTCATCAGGCCATG GTGCACGTCACTGAGGAATATCAGGGATAATGAAGAGAAAGATTCAGCCTTCCGCGGAATCTGCGTGATGATTGGTGTTAATCCAGCTGGTGTTGTGCAG gacttcattttcttttgtgaTGCCGTGGCATCCTGGGTCAACCCAAAGGATGACCTCAGAGACATGTTTTATAAG ATCTTGCATGGTTTTAAGGACCAAGTCGGACAAGAGAACTGGCAGCAATTTTCAGAGCAGTTCCCTCCTTTGTTGAAGGAGCGTCTGTCAGCATGCTATGGCGTCTAA
- the LOC144088442 gene encoding transportin-2-like isoform X3 yields the protein MKFSLFTAGSWTSLSISTTLRNVFNKFAAIFSKDQHFECYRMEWQPDEQGLQQVLQLLKDSQSPDTTTQRAVQQKLEQLNQFPDFNNYLIFVLTRLKTEDEPTRSLSGLILKNNVKAHYQNFPPTVADFIKQECVNNIGDPSPLIRATIGILITTISSKGELQSWPELLPQLCNLLNSEDYNTCEGSFGALQKICEDLSELLDSDALNRPLNIMIPKFLQFFKHCNPKIRSHAIACVNQFIISRAQALMNHIDTFIESLFALAADEDSEVRKNVCRALVMLLEVRIDRLIPHMHSIIQYMLQRTQDPDENVALEACEFWLTLAEQPICKEMLSGHLAQLTPILVNGMKYSEIDIILLKGDVEEDEAVPDSDQDIKPRFHKSRTVTLQHEGIEGGDSEDIEDDDDDDDDTLSDWNLRKCSAAALDVLANVFRDELLPHLLPLLKELLFHPDWVIKESGILVLGAIAEGCMQGMVPYLPELIPHLNQSLSDKKALVRSIACWTLSRYAHWVVSQPPDSYLKPLMTELLKCILDANKRVQEAACSHICAID from the exons ATGAAGTTTTCCTTGTTCACCGCTGGCTCGTGGACAAGTCTTAGCATTAGCACCACCTTGCGCAACGTGTTCAACAAGTTTGCAGCTATATTTAGTAAAGATCAGCACTTCGAATGCTATCG GATGGAGTGGCAGCCAGATGAGCAAGGACTCCAGCAAGTCCTCCAACTGCTTAAAGACTCGCAGTCACCTGACACAACTACGCAAAGAGCCGTCCAACAA AAACTTGAACAATTGAACCAGTTCCCTGACTTCAACAACTATCTCATATTTGTCCTCACAAGACTTAAAACAGAAG ACGAGCCAACTCGCTCTCTCAGTGGTCTGATACTAAAGAACAATGTTAAGGCCCATTACCAGAACTTCCCGCCAACTGTTGCGGACTTCATTAAGCAAGAATGTGTCAACAACATTGGCGACCCTTCTCCGCTCATCCGTGCCACCATTG GTATTCTGATCACGACAATTTCCTCTAAGGGGGAGCTGCAGTCATGGCCCGAGCTCCTTCCTCAGCTCTGCAACCTGCTAAACTCGGAGGACTACAATACATGCGag GGCTCGTTCGGAGCACTGCAGAAGATCTGTGAAGACTTGTCCGAGCTGCTGGATAGCGACGCTTTGAACAGACCACTCAATATCATGATACCGAAATTCCTTCAGTTCTTCAAGCACTGCAACCCCAAAATtag GTCTCATGCGATAGCCTGTGTAAACCAGTTCATCATTAGTAGAGCACAGGCCCTAATGAACCACATTGACACATTCATTGAG AGTCTCTTTGCGCTGGCAGCAGACGAGGACTCAGAAGTCCGAAAGAATGTTTGCCGGGCTTTGGTCATGCTTCTGGAGGTCCGTATCGATCGTCTCATCCCTCACATGCACAGCATTATCCAG TACATGCTGCAGCGGACGCAGGACCCAGATGAAAACGTAGCTCTGGAAGCCTGTGAGTTTTGGTTGACTCTAGCAGAGCAGCCAATCTGCAAGGAGATGCTGTCAGGACATCTGGCGCA ACTGACACCTATCCTGGTAAATGGAATGAAATACTCGGAGATAGACATCATACTGTTGAAG GGAGATGTGGAGGAAGATGAGGCCGTGCCCGACAGCGATCAGGACATCAAGCCGCGTTTCCACAAGTCTCGCACGGTCACTTTGCAGCATGAAGGCATAGAAGGTGGCGACAGTGAAGACATTgaagatgatgacgacgacgatgacgacacACTGTCTGACTGGAACCTCA GAAAGTGTTCAGCAGCAGCATTGGACGTGCTTGCGAACGTGTTTCGAGATGAACTGCTGCCTCACCTGCTTCCACTCTTGAAAGAGCTTCTCTTCCATCCTGACTGGGTCATAAAGGAGTCTGGTATCCTGGTATTGGGTGCGATCGCCGAGG GCTGCATGCAAGGCATGGTTCCCTACCTACCAGAGCTCATCCCTCACCTCAACCAATCTCTCAGTGACAAGAAAGCTCTCGTACGCTCCATCGCCTGCTGGACGCTTAGTCGTTACGCACATTGGGTAGTCTCCCAGCCCCCAGACTCCTATCTGAAGCCCCTCATGACAGAGCTTCTTAAGTGCATCCTTGATGCAAACAAGAGGGTTCAAGAAGCTGCCTGCAG TCATATATGTGCCATAGACTAG